The following are encoded in a window of Naumovozyma castellii chromosome 10, complete genome genomic DNA:
- the REX2 gene encoding Rex2p (ancestral locus Anc_8.35) has translation MAIRHIIRSVPGKVHASLPAPVRRILTRAASNRYLFRYQDPKAVLKPPVVASMVPGKIFKPIVWIDCEMTGLDHKNDKIIEICCIITDGYLNIVDPEGNNCYESVIHYGNDVMDHMNEWCIDQHGKSGLTQKVLDSKKTREQVEEELLAYIKKFIPEKNIGVLAGNSIHMDRLFMLKEFPNVIDHLFYRLIDVSTIMEVSRRHNPDLLEVVPRKETAHTAKKDILESIAQLKWYQDHYLKNSKETAKFVQQAKKLQEKEKASYTLSSIIEASVIKRKRAADGEQKNEEGSKKKLKK, from the coding sequence ATGGCTATTAGACACATCATCAGAAGTGTCCCAGGTAAAGTGCATGCTTCATTACCAGCGCCAGTGAGAAGAATACTCACGAGAGCCGCCTCAAATCGTTATCTGTTTAGATACCAGGACCCCAAGGCCGTTTTGAAACCTCCTGTAGTGGCCTCGATGGTTCCAGGAAAGATCTTTAAACCTATCGTATGGATCGACTGTGAAATGACTGGGTTAGATCACAAGaatgataaaattattgaaatttgttgTATCATTACTGATGggtatttaaatattgtgGACCCCGAAGGTAACAATTGCTATGAAAGTGTTATACATTATGGTAATGATGTTATGGATCATATGAACGAATGGTGCATTGATCAACATGGGAAAAGTGGGTTGACACAAAAAGTGTTGGATAGTAAAAAAACTAGAGAACAAGTGGAGGAAGAACTGTTGGCTTacattaaaaaatttattccagaaaagaatattggTGTTCTGGCTGGGAATTCTATTCATATGGATAGATTGTTTATGTTGAAagaatttccaaatgttATCGACCATTTGTTTTATAGATTGATTGATGTGAGCACCATTATGGAGGTATCACGTAGACATAATCCTGATTTACTTGAAGTGGTTCCAAGAAAGGAGACTGCTCATACGGCAAAGAAAGATATCCTTGAGAGTATTGCTCAATTAAAATGGTATCAagatcattatttaaaaaattcaaaagagACAGCCAAATTCGTTCAACAAGCTAAGAAGttacaagaaaaagaaaaggcTTCATACACTTTATCTTCCATTATTGAAGCAAGTGtcatcaaaagaaaaagagcAGCTGATGGAGAGCAAAAAAATGAGGAGGGTTCTAAGAAaaagttgaagaaatag
- the BMT6 gene encoding 25S rRNA (uracil2843-N3)-methyltransferase (ancestral locus Anc_8.30): MARDRTQGQLAIHNEATLPPQEIIDLFKITFNDELYQSDERFEQLLKEIKSVKSDLYNRDYIEAFSSDPKRVAYCCRWSPPRATSYGSLLSHLEPVLNVIQCHDGADQNVLCVGGGAGSEFVSIASMFTTSRELTSKYHVKEIDGDDMVKKSTLNLHLVDIANWRTIIKRLNDSIDEKWLYNNESDFFKVKFTENDILKMNETELDLPNLNLITLLFTTNELFSEHKAESIRFFQKMNRFCSSGCYLLIAESAGSFSHITVGTKKFPIQFLIDTILVGKKGQEDDGAWEIVDQNDSIWYRGDLKLDYPIKLENMRFFYRLYKKK, encoded by the coding sequence ATGGCGAGAGACAGAACTCAGGGACAATTAGCAATCCATAATGAGGCAACACTACCGCCACAGGAAATAATAGATCTTTTCAAGATAACGTTCAATGACGAACTTTATCAATCGgatgaaagatttgaacaattattaaagGAAATCAAAAGCGTTAAATCGGATCTCTATAATAGAGATTACATCGAGGCATTCAGTTCTGATCCAAAGAGAGTTGCATATTGTTGTAGATGGTCGCCTCCAAGAGCCACCAGTTATGGTTCATTACTATCTCATCTCGAGCCCGTTTTGAACGTCATTCAATGTCATGATGGCGCTGACCAAAATGTTTTATGTGTTGGTGGAGGTGCTGGAAGTGAATTTGTCTCTATTGCTAGTATGTTTACTACATCAAGGGAACTGACTTCTAAATATCATgtcaaagaaattgatggaGATGACATGGTCAAGAAATCAACTTTAAATTTACATCTTGTAGATATTGCAAATTGGAGAACGATAATTAAGAGGTTAAATGATTCGATCGATGAGAAATGGttatataataatgaatctgACTTTTTCAAAGTCAAGTTCACagaaaatgatatattgaaaatgaatgaGACAGAATTAGATTTACCAAATCtaaatttaataacttTATTGTTTACTACGAACGAATTATTCTCTGAACATAAGGCTGAAAGTATTAGgtttttccaaaaaatgaatAGGTTTTGCAGCAGTGGTTGTTATCTCTTAATAGCAGAAAGTGCTGGTAGTTTTTCTCATATTACTGTGGGGACTAAAAAGTTCCCCATTCAATTCTTAATTGATACTATATTAGTGGGTAAGAAAGGCCAAGAGGATGATGGTGCATGGGAAATTGTCGATCAGAACGATAGCATTTGGTACAGAggtgatttgaaattggattACCCCATTAAACTAGAAAATATGAGATTCTTCTATAGACTGTATAAGAAAAAATAG
- the RPL22A gene encoding 60S ribosomal protein eL22 (ancestral locus Anc_8.31), with product MAPNTSRKQKIVKTFTVDVSSPTENGVFDPASYAKYLIDHIKVEGATGNLGNAVTVEEDGSVVTIVSTAKFSGKYLKYLTKKYLKKNQLRDWIRFVSTKTNQYRLAFYQVTPEEEEEEEVEAEE from the exons ATGGCTCCAAAC ACTTCTAGAAAGCAAAAGATCGTTAAGACCTTCACCGTTGATGTTTCATCTCCAACTGAAAATGGTGTCTTTGACCCAGCTTCTTACGCCAAGTACTTGATCGACCACATTAAGGTTGAAGGTGCTACTGGTAACTTGGGTAACGCCGTCACCGTCGAAGAAGATGGTTCCGTCGTCACCATTGTTTCTACCGCCAAGTTCTCTGGTAAGTACTTGAAGTACTTAACTAAGAAGtacttgaagaagaaccaATTGAGAGATTGGATTAGATTTGTCTCTACCAAGACTAACCAATACAGATTGGCTTTCTACCAAGTTACtccagaagaagaagaagaagaagaagttgaagcTGAAGAgtaa